One segment of Arthrobacter sp. MMS18-M83 DNA contains the following:
- a CDS encoding DUF3040 domain-containing protein: MPLSDYERKRLQELEMDLAAEDPVLARELASGTPPGRRLRRIAGVSLALAGTGLLILGVAVQLPALGVLGFLMMCGGASGYPWRRAAGS; this comes from the coding sequence ATGCCGCTGTCGGACTACGAGCGCAAGCGCCTGCAGGAGCTCGAAATGGATCTGGCGGCCGAGGACCCGGTCCTGGCCCGTGAACTTGCGTCGGGCACGCCTCCCGGGCGGCGGCTCCGGAGGATCGCCGGCGTCAGCCTGGCACTGGCGGGGACCGGCCTGTTGATCCTGGGCGTTGCCGTGCAGCTTCCGGCTCTGGGCGTGCTGGGATTTCTGATGATGTGCGGCGGCGCCTCCGGGTACCCCTGGCGCCGGGCGGCCGGCTCCTGA
- a CDS encoding MerR family transcriptional regulator: MAGGNNAGRGVYAISVAAELVGMGQQNLRLYERRGLIEPGRTLGGTRQYSEEDLATLRRIGELLDLGLNLAGIGMVLRLEAENRRLQRELRSATAERANARARSG, from the coding sequence ATGGCAGGCGGTAACAACGCGGGCAGGGGGGTGTACGCGATTTCCGTCGCGGCAGAGCTGGTGGGCATGGGGCAGCAGAACCTGCGCCTGTACGAACGCAGGGGCCTGATCGAACCCGGCCGGACACTGGGCGGGACCCGCCAGTACAGCGAGGAGGATCTGGCGACCTTGCGGCGGATCGGTGAGCTGCTGGACCTGGGCTTGAACCTGGCAGGCATCGGGATGGTCCTGCGCCTCGAAGCCGAAAACCGGCGCCTCCAGCGGGAACTCCGTTCCGCCACCGCTGAGCGCGCGAACGCCAGGGCCCGGTCAGGATGA
- a CDS encoding Hsp20/alpha crystallin family protein — protein sequence MLMRTDPFRELDRLAEQVLGTTARPAAMPMDAWREGDDFVVAFDLPGVTVDSVDIDVERNVLTVKAERPDPVGEGTELIASERPRGVFSRQLILGDALDTDGVQASYDGGVLTLRIPVAEKAKPRRIEIETTANQRQEISA from the coding sequence ATGCTGATGCGAACGGACCCCTTCCGTGAACTCGACCGGCTGGCCGAACAGGTCCTCGGAACAACGGCACGGCCTGCGGCGATGCCGATGGACGCCTGGCGAGAAGGCGACGATTTCGTGGTCGCCTTCGACCTGCCCGGAGTCACCGTGGACTCGGTGGACATCGACGTCGAACGCAACGTGCTGACCGTCAAGGCCGAACGCCCGGACCCCGTCGGCGAGGGCACGGAACTGATTGCCTCCGAACGTCCCCGCGGCGTGTTCAGCCGCCAGCTCATCCTCGGCGACGCGCTTGATACCGACGGAGTGCAGGCAAGCTACGACGGCGGGGTCCTGACCCTGCGCATCCCGGTGGCGGAGAAAGCAAAGCCGCGCCGGATCGAAATCGAAACCACGGCGAACCAGCGCCAGGAGATCAGCGCCTGA
- a CDS encoding J domain-containing protein produces MKTNSPDPYEILHIDPTATAREVSRAYRAQMRSRHPDTRPSREPGTGTGPTTPESQKELQDVMNAYAILGNAEKRAAYDRDHPRPAPTEPHPREPLARPPAPLLPAASLLIGPVIWEPAAGLSRAVPAWPGPYPPGYTLIRRIPH; encoded by the coding sequence ATGAAGACCAACAGCCCGGACCCCTACGAGATCCTGCACATTGACCCGACCGCCACGGCGCGGGAGGTGAGCCGTGCCTACCGCGCGCAGATGCGCAGCCGGCACCCCGATACCCGGCCGTCCCGCGAACCCGGCACCGGCACCGGCCCGACGACGCCCGAATCACAAAAGGAGCTGCAGGACGTCATGAACGCCTATGCCATCCTGGGCAACGCGGAAAAGCGGGCAGCCTACGACAGGGACCACCCGCGGCCCGCTCCGACCGAACCGCACCCCCGGGAACCCCTGGCACGGCCGCCGGCTCCGCTGCTTCCGGCCGCCTCACTGCTGATCGGACCGGTCATCTGGGAGCCGGCCGCCGGACTGTCCCGCGCGGTCCCGGCGTGGCCGGGCCCGTATCCGCCCGGTTACACATTGATCCGGCGAATCCCGCATTGA
- the glgX gene encoding glycogen debranching protein GlgX, whose protein sequence is MEVWAGSAYPLGATYDGSGTNFAVFSEAASAVYLCLFDERGTEQRIALEAVDAFVWHCYLPHMLPGQSYGYRVEEPYDPANGMRCNPAKLLLDPYAKAVSGDIAWGQAMFSYDPGDPLSLNTSDSAGSTMRLVVISPFFDWQGDRPLRVPYSDSLIYETHVKGMTMLHPEVPVEERGTFAGLAHPAVIEHLQRLGVTAIELMPVHQFVHDSVLRDKDLSNYWGYNTVGFFAPHHGYSSTRVPGQQVQDFKAMVRSVHAAGMEIILDVVYNHTAEGNHLGPTLSFKGIDNQAYYRLVAGDKQYYMDYTGTGNTVNVRHPHVLQLLMDSLRYWVTEMHVDGFRFDLAATLAREFYEVDRLSSFFDLVQQDPVVSQVKLIAEPWDVGPGGYQVGNFPPLWTEWNGKYRDAVRDFWRGEPSTLGEFAARLAGSADLYGSSGRRPVASVNFVTAHDGFTLHDLVSYNEKHNEANGAGNNDGETQNRSWNGGAEGRTDDESVLALRARQQRNFIATLMLSQGVPMLLHGDELGRTQEGNNNAYCQDSELSWINWESTDKPLTEFAAAAVRLRRDHATFRRNRFFEGRPVKRREGQPLPDIVWLNTDASVMVPEDWHNPLARALGVPARRNQGPGVPRTCPLGPEEAMDSRARPARRSFSVVLPGSGDPVASPMPAASWKSAHRFRNLGFRPGSSGESAPAADGGAGHGAVRRYPLRRPARRVRSTQAPASSRMNPGKPMPGSRAAMAMMISSMPATVRARPAERRSHRRAGLPVLSSRARTGSWAARSDSSSSSRLRSESDKGIEIPPPGPSGRPGAGKFHLETAAAMQHPGLEIDLQEPAPGVFRRLRSDAPAGRAAQGHGLAAVRVDAGLLIARDGQHPGQDLRVQGARGDLVGVVALAFGAGVADVQFTGRTAGRERSGFEDQELVAVARPAPRTVPARMVTVCCFQGR, encoded by the coding sequence ATGGAAGTCTGGGCGGGCAGTGCCTATCCCTTGGGGGCGACGTATGACGGCAGCGGCACCAACTTCGCCGTCTTCAGCGAAGCGGCCAGTGCGGTGTATCTGTGCCTGTTCGATGAGCGAGGGACCGAGCAGCGGATTGCCCTGGAGGCTGTGGACGCGTTCGTCTGGCACTGCTACCTGCCCCATATGCTCCCGGGACAGTCGTACGGTTACCGGGTGGAGGAGCCCTATGACCCGGCCAACGGGATGCGATGTAACCCGGCCAAGCTGCTGCTGGACCCGTACGCGAAAGCGGTGAGCGGGGACATCGCCTGGGGGCAAGCCATGTTCTCCTACGATCCGGGCGATCCGCTCTCGTTGAATACAAGCGATTCGGCCGGCTCGACGATGCGGTTGGTGGTGATCAGCCCGTTCTTCGACTGGCAGGGCGACCGCCCCCTGCGGGTCCCGTACAGCGACTCGCTCATCTACGAAACCCATGTCAAAGGCATGACCATGCTCCACCCCGAGGTGCCCGTGGAGGAACGCGGCACCTTCGCGGGCCTGGCGCACCCGGCCGTGATCGAGCACCTGCAAAGACTCGGCGTTACCGCGATCGAGCTGATGCCGGTGCACCAATTCGTGCACGACAGCGTGCTCAGGGACAAGGACCTGTCCAACTACTGGGGCTACAACACCGTCGGGTTCTTCGCCCCGCACCACGGCTACAGCTCCACGCGTGTGCCCGGGCAGCAGGTCCAGGACTTCAAGGCCATGGTCCGTTCCGTGCACGCCGCCGGGATGGAGATCATCCTCGATGTCGTCTACAACCACACCGCCGAAGGGAACCACCTCGGCCCGACCCTGTCGTTCAAGGGTATCGACAACCAAGCCTACTACCGCCTGGTCGCGGGCGACAAGCAGTATTACATGGACTACACGGGCACGGGGAACACGGTCAACGTGCGCCACCCGCACGTCCTGCAGCTCCTGATGGATTCCCTGCGTTACTGGGTGACGGAGATGCATGTGGACGGGTTCCGCTTCGATCTGGCGGCCACCCTGGCCCGGGAGTTCTACGAGGTGGACCGGTTGTCTAGCTTCTTCGACCTGGTCCAGCAGGACCCGGTCGTGTCCCAGGTGAAGCTGATCGCCGAGCCCTGGGACGTGGGCCCCGGCGGCTACCAGGTGGGAAATTTCCCGCCGCTGTGGACCGAATGGAACGGCAAGTATCGGGACGCGGTGCGTGACTTCTGGCGCGGCGAGCCCTCGACCCTTGGCGAATTCGCCGCCCGGCTTGCCGGCTCCGCGGACCTGTACGGGTCATCAGGCCGGCGTCCGGTGGCCTCCGTCAACTTCGTCACCGCTCACGACGGCTTCACCCTGCATGACCTCGTCTCGTACAACGAGAAGCACAACGAGGCCAACGGGGCCGGCAACAACGACGGCGAGACCCAGAACCGGTCCTGGAACGGCGGCGCCGAGGGACGCACCGACGATGAAAGCGTGCTCGCACTGCGTGCCCGCCAGCAACGCAACTTCATTGCCACCCTGATGCTCTCCCAAGGCGTCCCGATGCTGCTCCACGGTGACGAGCTGGGCCGCACCCAGGAAGGGAACAACAACGCATACTGCCAGGACTCGGAGCTGAGCTGGATCAACTGGGAAAGCACGGACAAGCCGCTGACCGAGTTCGCCGCCGCGGCCGTCCGGCTGCGGCGGGACCATGCGACCTTCCGGCGGAACAGGTTTTTTGAAGGGCGTCCGGTCAAGCGCAGGGAAGGCCAGCCGCTTCCGGACATCGTCTGGCTGAACACGGACGCGTCCGTGATGGTGCCCGAGGACTGGCACAACCCGCTTGCCCGGGCGCTCGGGGTCCCTGCTCGCCGCAACCAAGGGCCCGGCGTGCCCCGCACGTGCCCCCTTGGCCCGGAGGAAGCCATGGACTCCCGGGCCCGGCCGGCCCGGCGCTCCTTCAGCGTAGTACTCCCCGGATCCGGGGACCCTGTAGCTTCTCCCATGCCGGCGGCGTCCTGGAAGTCCGCTCACCGCTTCCGGAACCTGGGCTTCCGGCCGGGCAGCAGCGGAGAATCTGCCCCGGCGGCCGATGGCGGCGCAGGCCACGGTGCGGTGCGGCGCTATCCGCTGCGGCGGCCGGCGCGGCGGGTGAGGAGCACGCAGGCACCTGCCAGCAGCAGGATGAATCCCGGGAAGCCGATGCCTGGAAGCCGGGCGGCCATGGCCATGATGATCAGTTCAATGCCCGCGACGGTCAGGGCCAGGCCGGCGGAACGGCGAAGCCACCGGAGGGCCGGCCTGCCGGTGCTCAGTTCCCGCGCGAGAACCGGATCCTGGGCTGCCAGATCCGATTCGAGTTCCTCAAGCCGCCTGCGTTCAGAGTCGGACAAAGGCATCGAGATCCCTCCACCGGGCCCCTCAGGCCGCCCGGGGGCGGGGAAGTTCCATCTGGAAACCGCAGCGGCAATGCAGCACCCGGGTCTGGAGATAGACCTCCAGGAGCCTGCGCCCGGTGTTTTTCGCCGCCTCCGAAGCGACGCTCCGGCCGGCCGGGCGGCCCAGGGTCATGGGCTCGCCGCAGTGCGTGTAGATGCCGGGCTGCTCATCGCCCGGGACGGGCAGCATCCCGGCCAGGACCTTCGGGTCCAGGGCGCCCGCGGGGACCTGGTGGGCGTAGTAGCCCTCGCATTCGGTGCAGGTGTAGCTGACGTCCAGTTCACCGGCCGGACCGCCGGCCGGGAACGCAGCGGTTTCGAAGATCAGGAACTCGTCGCTGTCGCACGTCCCGCACCACGGACGGTCCCCGCCCGCATGGTCACTGTGTGTTGTTTTCAGGGCCGTTGA
- a CDS encoding CsbD family protein, translating to MGLGDKIKHAAEKVGGKAKEATGDATDNDRLKAEGKAAQAKAELKQAADKVKDAFKKH from the coding sequence ATGGGTCTGGGTGACAAAATCAAGCACGCCGCCGAAAAGGTCGGCGGCAAAGCCAAAGAAGCAACCGGCGATGCCACGGATAACGACAGGCTGAAAGCCGAAGGCAAAGCCGCACAAGCCAAAGCGGAGCTGAAGCAGGCCGCAGACAAAGTGAAGGACGCCTTCAAAAAGCACTGA
- a CDS encoding SRPBCC family protein → MDSYGGRALICAGPETVWTVITDSAGYPEWDSGIAGLIGDIGHGQSIRVRPAGLARPVRVAVHRYGDGAMSWTFRLPGRLFKAVRTITVTAENGETRLVVRDDFTGSLRTLIQKHNPGLSRSADRFAGGVRARAEKLS, encoded by the coding sequence ATGGATTCGTATGGGGGCCGTGCGCTGATCTGTGCAGGGCCGGAAACGGTGTGGACCGTCATCACTGATTCGGCCGGCTACCCGGAGTGGGATTCGGGGATTGCCGGGCTGATCGGGGACATCGGCCACGGGCAGAGCATCCGGGTCCGGCCCGCCGGCCTGGCCAGGCCGGTCAGGGTGGCGGTCCACCGGTATGGGGACGGCGCCATGTCCTGGACGTTCCGGTTGCCGGGGAGATTGTTCAAAGCGGTCCGGACCATCACCGTGACGGCTGAGAACGGCGAGACCCGCCTGGTGGTGAGGGATGATTTCACCGGCTCCCTCCGGACGCTCATCCAAAAACACAACCCGGGACTGTCCCGGTCCGCGGACCGGTTCGCCGGCGGGGTCAGGGCCCGGGCCGAAAAGCTGAGCTGA
- a CDS encoding SRPBCC family protein: protein MATVRETVVVNMPLSQTYNQWTQFEEFPRFMTGVESVRQVDETTVHFQTRIAGVGRGFDARIIAQIPDELISWESVEGPHHSGTVTFEAVSTVETRVTVEVDWEPRTVLERAGATAHLEDRQIKKNLEQFKEFIEGREVETGAWRGSIAGGKVEGRS from the coding sequence ATGGCCACCGTGCGGGAAACCGTCGTTGTGAACATGCCCTTGAGCCAGACTTACAACCAGTGGACCCAGTTCGAGGAATTTCCCCGCTTCATGACCGGGGTCGAGTCCGTCCGCCAGGTCGATGAAACCACCGTGCACTTCCAGACCCGCATCGCCGGGGTCGGGCGCGGCTTCGACGCCAGGATCATCGCCCAGATCCCGGACGAACTGATCAGCTGGGAGAGCGTGGAGGGCCCGCACCATTCCGGAACCGTCACCTTCGAGGCGGTGAGCACCGTGGAAACACGGGTCACCGTCGAAGTGGACTGGGAACCCCGGACCGTGCTGGAACGGGCCGGGGCCACGGCTCATCTGGAGGACCGGCAGATCAAGAAGAACCTGGAACAGTTCAAGGAATTCATCGAGGGCCGGGAAGTGGAGACCGGCGCCTGGCGCGGAAGCATCGCCGGGGGCAAGGTCGAAGGCCGCAGCTAG
- a CDS encoding DapH/DapD/GlmU-related protein, with amino-acid sequence MKRRNRNIETVEDDAGMTTTYHRHPNGGGLLGPGARVEADSFIGATTYVEAGARIGSGCRIGRGSWIDQRATVGDHAFIGDDVYVGRGTVLGSWVHVGSHSRIGAWALIGHGVRLHGDTLVPDGARIPNAGSSRGASSRTRKSRGPESRMAA; translated from the coding sequence ATGAAAAGGAGGAACAGGAACATCGAAACGGTCGAGGACGATGCCGGTATGACCACCACCTACCACCGGCACCCGAACGGAGGCGGGCTGCTTGGTCCCGGCGCACGGGTGGAGGCGGATTCCTTCATCGGTGCAACGACCTATGTCGAGGCCGGCGCACGTATCGGTTCCGGGTGCCGGATCGGCCGCGGGAGCTGGATCGACCAGCGGGCAACGGTCGGGGACCATGCCTTCATCGGTGACGACGTGTACGTGGGTCGGGGAACGGTCCTGGGCAGCTGGGTCCACGTCGGCAGCCACTCCCGCATCGGGGCGTGGGCACTCATCGGCCACGGGGTCCGGCTGCACGGTGACACCCTGGTGCCCGACGGCGCACGCATCCCGAACGCCGGATCCTCCCGGGGCGCTTCGTCCCGTACCCGGAAATCCCGCGGCCCGGAGTCCCGGATGGCCGCCTAG
- a CDS encoding SGNH/GDSL hydrolase family protein, producing the protein MNVPAAGASEDGSAGSGARLHPWSRYVAMGDSFTEGVGDPEPRSPGGLRGWADRVAEELSAGHEDFAYANLAVRGRLLHQILDEQLGPALALQPDLITLNGGGNDLIFHRTDPDTLAARMDAGVQLLASTGATVVLFAGPDWGATPVLGHVRGKVAIFNENLRTIAARHDAVIADLWALRQLTHPRMWDPDRLHFSPLGQHTIAIMVLETLNVPHSLEPMTSKELPARSWREARADDIIWTREHLVPWVLRHLTHRSSEEERRAKRPDPGPVFGARDAARDVHRKRPPEQIAGTRPLAWRTSRKALPLTISSDIKNLYQPI; encoded by the coding sequence ATGAACGTTCCCGCAGCCGGGGCTTCGGAGGATGGCTCCGCGGGTTCCGGGGCCCGCCTGCACCCGTGGAGCCGTTATGTGGCCATGGGTGATTCCTTCACCGAAGGGGTCGGGGACCCGGAACCGCGCAGCCCGGGGGGCCTGCGGGGCTGGGCGGACCGGGTCGCGGAAGAACTGAGCGCCGGACACGAGGATTTCGCTTACGCGAACCTGGCTGTCCGAGGACGGCTGCTCCACCAGATCCTGGACGAGCAGCTCGGTCCTGCCCTGGCCCTGCAACCGGATCTGATCACCCTCAACGGCGGCGGCAACGACCTGATCTTCCACCGGACCGACCCTGACACGCTCGCCGCCCGGATGGACGCCGGCGTGCAGCTCCTGGCCTCGACCGGGGCCACGGTTGTACTGTTCGCCGGACCGGACTGGGGCGCGACCCCCGTGCTCGGACACGTGCGGGGCAAGGTGGCGATCTTCAACGAGAACCTGCGCACCATCGCGGCCCGCCATGACGCCGTGATCGCTGATCTTTGGGCCCTGCGCCAGCTCACCCACCCCCGGATGTGGGATCCGGACCGGCTGCACTTCTCTCCCCTGGGCCAGCACACCATCGCCATCATGGTCCTGGAAACCCTCAACGTTCCCCACTCCCTGGAGCCGATGACCTCCAAAGAGCTGCCTGCGCGCAGCTGGCGCGAAGCACGGGCCGATGACATCATCTGGACACGCGAACACCTGGTCCCCTGGGTCCTGCGGCACCTCACACACCGCAGCTCCGAGGAAGAGCGCCGTGCGAAGCGGCCGGACCCGGGCCCCGTGTTCGGCGCCCGGGATGCCGCCCGGGACGTTCATCGGAAACGACCCCCGGAACAAATAGCAGGGACGCGCCCCCTGGCCTGGCGCACCTCGCGGAAGGCCTTGCCCTTGACTATCTCAAGTGATATAAAAAATCTGTATCAACCAATTTAG
- a CDS encoding Hsp20/alpha crystallin family protein, protein MLMRTDPFRELDRLAQQVLGTAARPAAMPLDAWREGGEFVVALDLPGVEVDSVDIDVERNVLTVKAERKAPAGENTEMIAAERPRGVFSRQLVLGEALDTDAVKASYDAGVLTLRIPVAEKAKPRRIEIASESTPRQAINA, encoded by the coding sequence ATGTTGATGCGTACCGACCCGTTCCGCGAGCTCGACAGGCTGGCCCAGCAGGTCCTGGGCACTGCGGCCCGGCCGGCGGCCATGCCGCTGGATGCCTGGCGGGAAGGCGGGGAATTCGTTGTCGCCCTGGATCTTCCCGGGGTCGAGGTCGATTCGGTGGACATCGACGTCGAACGCAATGTCCTGACCGTGAAGGCCGAACGCAAGGCCCCGGCCGGGGAGAACACCGAGATGATCGCCGCCGAACGGCCCCGGGGTGTCTTCAGCCGCCAGCTCGTCCTCGGCGAGGCCCTGGATACCGATGCTGTGAAGGCCAGTTACGACGCCGGGGTGCTGACCCTGCGGATCCCGGTTGCCGAGAAGGCCAAACCGCGCCGGATCGAGATCGCGTCGGAGTCGACCCCGCGTCAGGCGATCAACGCCTAG
- a CDS encoding SPW repeat protein, with the protein MKKWTRWQDWVAVAAGLYAALSVIWATAAGSSAALMVVFGALLVISGVINLAMPGTPAMEWIQAAFGALLFLSPWFGSYTMQTGVAWTSWITGLVALVVTATAIKPSTEEHRHHRVSPSH; encoded by the coding sequence ATGAAGAAATGGACGCGATGGCAGGATTGGGTCGCGGTCGCCGCCGGGCTCTACGCTGCCCTGTCGGTCATCTGGGCCACGGCGGCCGGTTCGTCGGCTGCCTTGATGGTCGTGTTCGGCGCTTTGCTGGTCATCAGCGGCGTCATCAATCTGGCCATGCCCGGAACCCCGGCCATGGAATGGATCCAGGCGGCCTTCGGCGCCCTGCTGTTCCTTTCCCCGTGGTTCGGTTCCTACACCATGCAAACAGGCGTCGCCTGGACGTCCTGGATCACGGGTCTGGTGGCGCTCGTCGTCACCGCGACCGCGATCAAACCCAGCACCGAGGAACACCGGCACCACAGGGTCAGCCCCTCGCACTGA
- a CDS encoding YegP family protein, with protein sequence MTGSFELFEDERGCFRFRITAPDGAVMALSRDFPDKRSAVDGIEAVREYAGMGLITDQCPAVPLRAADAGGTGRTDHQRPSTTSRPGPASTPAPQKVPHLAGRIHAPQRTAALEPAGTLARAAAGRPRQLQP encoded by the coding sequence ATGACCGGTTCGTTCGAACTCTTCGAAGATGAGCGTGGCTGCTTCAGGTTCAGGATCACGGCCCCCGACGGGGCCGTGATGGCCCTCTCCAGGGATTTCCCGGACAAACGCTCAGCGGTAGATGGCATCGAAGCCGTGCGCGAGTACGCGGGCATGGGGCTGATCACCGACCAGTGTCCGGCGGTCCCCCTCCGCGCAGCGGACGCCGGAGGCACCGGGCGCACAGACCACCAACGCCCCTCGACCACGTCCCGCCCGGGGCCCGCTTCCACGCCCGCCCCGCAGAAGGTCCCCCACCTGGCCGGCAGGATCCACGCCCCGCAGCGCACGGCCGCGCTGGAACCGGCCGGGACCCTCGCCCGCGCAGCCGCCGGCCGTCCCCGCCAGCTGCAGCCCTGA
- a CDS encoding LapA family protein: MDAEQHPAPEPAPAPGASPPAGGRRPVVTRAGRAWTATIAALVLLILLIAFIVQNQDAARVRFFGLNGTISLGIALLIAAVGGGALVAVAGAVRIIQLRSRNRHTPTPPP, from the coding sequence ATGGACGCAGAACAACATCCGGCCCCGGAGCCCGCACCCGCACCCGGGGCGTCCCCGCCGGCAGGAGGACGCCGCCCGGTAGTCACCCGCGCCGGAAGGGCATGGACGGCCACCATCGCAGCCCTCGTACTCCTGATCCTGCTCATCGCGTTCATCGTGCAGAACCAGGACGCCGCCAGGGTCAGGTTCTTCGGCCTGAACGGGACCATCTCCCTGGGCATCGCCCTGCTCATCGCCGCGGTCGGCGGCGGGGCCCTGGTCGCCGTAGCCGGTGCCGTGCGCATCATCCAACTCAGATCCCGCAACCGCCACACACCAACACCCCCGCCCTGA
- a CDS encoding S1C family serine protease, giving the protein MFGFRFRNGQAAAVLAAAVLLTVPGCTGPGAGQAPATSGPASGGGSSAGTASPGPPGVLPVPAATLSIPQVVKEVEPSVVTITTQTGIGSGVIYRGDGSIVTDAHVVEDQQRQPFKSVRVQLADGTQTTASVIAVDDPTDVAVIKADRSGLPAARFSTATPEVGDLTVVIGTPLGLEETVTSGIVSGLHRNMPPSREQPQGALDLIQTDAPISPGNSGGAVADATGAVIGLSEAYLPPSSGAVAIGFVTPSATVTNVADQLLKNGKASHAVLGLVPADLSPEIVQRFNLATTTGALVIQVSPAGPADKAGIRAGDIITSFAGQKITQVTDLLAALRKAQPGQQVDLTARRGPDTKTFTATLANTSNTG; this is encoded by the coding sequence ATGTTCGGCTTCAGGTTCAGGAACGGCCAAGCGGCCGCGGTTCTCGCCGCAGCGGTGCTGCTCACGGTTCCGGGTTGCACCGGACCCGGCGCCGGGCAAGCCCCGGCCACCTCAGGTCCGGCTTCCGGTGGCGGGTCCTCCGCCGGAACTGCTTCGCCTGGCCCGCCCGGCGTGCTCCCGGTGCCGGCGGCGACCCTGTCGATACCGCAGGTGGTGAAGGAAGTCGAACCTTCGGTGGTGACGATCACCACCCAGACAGGAATCGGCAGCGGCGTGATCTACCGCGGGGACGGCAGCATCGTGACGGACGCGCACGTGGTCGAAGACCAGCAAAGACAGCCCTTCAAGAGCGTCCGGGTCCAGTTGGCCGACGGCACCCAGACGACTGCGTCAGTCATTGCCGTCGATGACCCCACGGACGTGGCGGTCATCAAGGCGGACCGTTCAGGTCTTCCCGCGGCACGGTTCTCCACAGCCACTCCGGAGGTCGGGGATCTGACCGTCGTGATCGGCACCCCGCTGGGCCTGGAGGAAACCGTCACCTCAGGGATCGTCTCCGGGCTCCACCGCAACATGCCGCCCTCCCGGGAACAGCCGCAAGGAGCGCTGGACCTGATCCAGACCGATGCCCCCATCTCGCCCGGAAATTCCGGCGGCGCCGTCGCCGACGCAACAGGAGCGGTCATCGGGCTCTCCGAGGCATACCTGCCCCCGAGCTCCGGAGCCGTGGCCATCGGATTCGTCACGCCCTCGGCCACGGTGACGAACGTCGCGGACCAGCTGCTGAAGAACGGGAAAGCCTCCCACGCGGTCCTCGGGCTGGTCCCTGCCGATCTGAGCCCGGAAATCGTGCAGCGGTTCAACCTGGCAACCACAACGGGCGCACTCGTCATCCAGGTTTCCCCCGCAGGCCCGGCGGACAAGGCCGGCATCCGGGCAGGAGACATCATCACCTCCTTCGCCGGGCAGAAAATCACCCAGGTCACCGACCTTCTCGCCGCCCTGCGCAAGGCCCAACCCGGCCAACAAGTCGACCTCACCGCCCGGCGAGGACCAGATACCAAGACCTTCACCGCCACCCTGGCAAACACCTCAAACACCGGCTGA
- a CDS encoding NADPH-dependent FMN reductase — protein sequence MVRIAVVVGSTRPGRRSRQVADWVLARATAHGGADFEILDLADYKLPLLDEPVPPSLGDYKHEHTKAWARTISGFDGFIFVTAEYNHSVPGVLKNALDFLYAEWNNKAAGFVSYGSSGGVRAVENLRLIAGELQIADVRAQVALPFATEFENFTTFTPSETAEEALNPLLDQLISWTTALKTLRT from the coding sequence ATGGTAAGGATCGCCGTCGTGGTCGGCAGCACCCGGCCCGGGCGCCGGAGCAGGCAGGTAGCGGACTGGGTCCTGGCGCGGGCAACCGCGCACGGAGGCGCCGACTTCGAGATCCTGGACCTGGCCGACTACAAGCTGCCGCTGCTGGACGAGCCCGTACCCCCATCGCTCGGGGACTACAAGCACGAGCACACCAAGGCCTGGGCCCGGACCATCTCGGGGTTCGACGGGTTCATCTTCGTCACCGCCGAATACAACCACTCCGTTCCCGGGGTTCTGAAGAACGCCCTGGACTTCCTCTACGCGGAATGGAACAACAAAGCCGCCGGCTTCGTCTCCTACGGAAGCTCCGGCGGGGTCCGCGCCGTCGAAAACCTCCGCCTCATCGCCGGTGAACTCCAGATCGCCGACGTCAGAGCCCAGGTCGCCTTGCCCTTCGCCACCGAATTCGAAAACTTCACCACCTTCACCCCAAGCGAAACCGCCGAAGAGGCCCTGAACCCCCTCCTGGACCAGCTGATCTCCTGGACCACAGCACTGAAAACCCTCCGCACCTGA